In Thunnus albacares chromosome 10, fThuAlb1.1, whole genome shotgun sequence, a single window of DNA contains:
- the cstf2 gene encoding cleavage stimulation factor subunit 2, with the protein MANVAAAAAAAAAAAAAASRDPAVDRSLRSVFVGNIPYEATEEQLKDIFSEVGLVVSFRLVYDRETGKPKGYGFCEYQDQETALSAMRNLNGREFSGRALRVDNAASEKNKEELKSLGTGAPIIESPYGDNVQPEEAPESISRAVASLPPEQMFELMKQMKLCVQNSPQEARNMLLQNPQLAYALLQAQVVMRIVDPEIALKMLHRQTTVQPLVPSGQGGGAPPVNPPPVQPSVPVSQPQPVPGMHVNGAPQMMQPPNMGVVPGPMPGPGPGPVPAPGPVGPPVPGGIPPRGLLGDGPNDPRGGTLLSVTGEVIDPNRGYMGAPPPHQAPPVHMGQMAAGPPPDMRGPPMDMRGPPMGEPRNMMGDPRGPPMMEPRGPPMETRGRDPRAMDARVPVTGQRVPMAGGMQGPVPHSMGPNAPPPTRPVAGISGVPPSGGGFSPGQSQVSTQDQEKAALIMQVLQLTPEQIAMLPPEQRQSILILKEQIQKTAGGAP; encoded by the exons TGGGAAACATTCCGTAcgaagccacagaagaacaACTGAAAGACATCTTCTCTGAAGTCGGACTTGTTGTCAGCTTCAG GTTAGTATATGACAGGGAGACAGGAAAGCCAAAGGGTTATGGCTTCTGTGAATATCAAGACCAAGAGACGGCCCTTAGCGCCATGCGGAACCTGAACGGTAGAGAGTTCAGTGGTCGGGCTCTCCGAGTCGACAACGCAGCCAGTGAGAAAAACAAGGAAGAACTTAAAA GCTTGGGAACAGGAGCCCCTATTATTGAATCTCCCTATGGAGATAATGTCCAGCCAGAGGAGGCCCCCGAGTCCATCAGCAGAGCTGTAGCCAGTCTGCCTCCAGAGCAGATGTTTGAACTCATGAAACAGATGAAG ctgtgTGTGCAGAACAGTCCCCAGGAGGCGAGGAACATGCTGCTGCAGAACCCTCAGCTGGCCTATGCTCTGTTACAGGCCCAAGTGGTCATGCGGATTGTTGACCCTGAGATAGCCTTG AAAATGCTCCATCGCCAAACTACAGTCCAGCCACTGGTTCCCAGCGGACAGGGTGGAGGAGCACCGCCAGTCAATCCACCTCCTGTACAGCCCAGCGTGCCGGTATCTCAGCCACAGCCTGTG CCTGGAATGCACGTCAATGGAGCCCCTCAGATGATGCAGCCTCCCAACATGGGCGTTGTCCCCGGTCCTATGcctggaccaggaccaggaccagtaCCTGCACCGGGACCAGTCGGGCCTCCAG TACCAGGTGGTATCCCCCCCAGAGGCCTGCTGGGAGATGGTCCCAATGATCCCAGAGGAGGAactctgctgtctgtcactGGAGAAGTCATAGACCCCAA CCGAGGCTACATGGGGGCTCCTCCACCCCACCAGGCTCCCCCTGTACACATGGGCCAAATGGCAGCTGGACCCCCTCCAGATATGAGAGGCCCTCCGATGGACATGAGAGGCCCGCCCATGGGTGAACCGCGGAACATGATGGGTGACCCCAGAGGACCCCCGATGATGGAGCCACGGGGACCCCCGATGGAAACCAGAG GCCGTGACCCTAGAGCGATGGATGCTCGTGTTCCAGTGACCGGCCAGAGGGTTCCCATGGCAGGAGGAATGCAAGGCCCCGTTCCACATAGCATGGGTCCAAACGCTCCTCCACCTACAAGACCG GTTGCTGGTATTTCTGGCGTTCCTCCATCGGGAGGAGGCTTCAGCCCGGGGCAGAGCCAAGTCTCCACACAGGACCAGGAGAAG gCTGCCCTGATTATGCAAGTCCTGCAGCTGACCCCAGAACAGATCGCCATGTTGCCCCCGGAGCAGCGGCAGAGCATCCTCATCCTCAAAGAGCAGATTCAGAAGACTGCAGGAGGGGCTCCCTGA